The proteins below come from a single Juglans regia cultivar Chandler chromosome 12, Walnut 2.0, whole genome shotgun sequence genomic window:
- the LOC109018788 gene encoding clathrin interactor EPSIN 2-like has product MHILLKLPLDQLFNLTVGNLLPQAGPNAPTIPQQILPSSSGSLSTFPQPAKDKFETKSTVWADTLSRRLVNLNISGPKINPMADIGIDFDALNRKEKRMENPATTPVMSTVNMGKAMGSED; this is encoded by the exons ATGCACATATTGCTCAAACTTCCACTGGACCAGCTGTTCAACCTAACAGTTGGTAATTTACTCCCTCAAGCTGGGCCAAATGCCCCTACAATTCCACAACAAATTCTTCCGTCTTCATCTGGATCACTTTCAACATTTCCTCAACCAGCAAAGGACAAGTTTGAGACCAAGTCAACTGTTTGGGCCGATACACTAAGCAGACGGCTTGTCAATTTAAATATATCTGGAC CTAAAATAAATCCTATGGCGGATattggaattgattttgatGCACTTAATCGGAAGGAGAAGAGGATGGAAAACCCTGCCACAACTCCTGTTATGTCTACTGTCAACATGGGGAAAGCTATGGGATCTGAAGACTGA
- the LOC109018789 gene encoding probable receptor-like protein kinase At2g23200: protein MEVLPSHKLLFRLCLLVPLHITSLLFLSSAYSPPDNYFINCGAQSNTSVDTRVFVGDRGFIVGKGETVKNSNSSASSSPLYQTAKVFKHLSLYKFDINQDGTYIVRLHFFAFLSHTDLSVARFNVSVSGLSFLTNYSFRNVTSSPKIEEFLLPIPKGEFKIYFIPYEPSSAFVNAIEVFLGPESIIPDKAPHITSQGAKSNYTGLSSKVLHKIHRIDVGGSTSKLDELWRNWDSDDKYLYPKDATYQFKGETPNNQSERIPKYIAPAFVYQTLRRLNIDGSSNSSLLKVTWSFPVNKNSNNFLRVHFSDIISVTPNDWWFNLYINRNFSKEMSPYGITGTIGIVPFYIDFVVDSDGLGFVNASIGPVEGSRIYNALLTGLEIMEVVKESGFIPPREIEEAKKKHSPAIIIGPACFGAFFILVILVALGLKFRKPGHDQILGVPLYGGFSSKSRLTQRGPNASLADPSLNLSLRVPFSEILRATKNFNAKLLIGEGGFGKVYKGTLKNGTKVAVKRSDPRHGQGWEEFQTEIMVLSQIRHRHLVSLIGYCDERREMILVYEFMENGTLRDHLYHSNNNSEKSTSGSKLSWKQRLEICIGAAKGLHYLHTGAAGGIIHLDVKSSNILLDERYVAKVTDFGLSKSGLDLDNFSMGVKGTFGYLDPEYLRTLQLTKKSDVYSFGVVLLEVLCSRPAIIQSSQYDEVSLVDLAMLWQRKGQLEKIIDPVLVGNINQNSLKIFGDTAEKCLKAFSTERPTMQDVLFYLNYALQLQETGMPRESFEDSATITTSLELQFPIILNFSVQEDDDAPIGGDDSSNMEVSEV from the coding sequence ATGGAAGTTCTTCCCTCCCATAAGCTTCTTTTCCGACTCTGTCTTCTCGTACCTCTGCATATCACCTCACTTCTGTTTCTCTCTTCAGCTTACTCTCCTCCTGATAATTACTTCATCAACTGTGGAGCACAATCCAACACCAGCGTCGATACCCGAGTCTTCGTTGGCGACCGGGGTTTCATAGTCGGAAAGGGAGAAACTGTCAAAAACAGCAACTCATCAGCAAGCAGTTCACCTCTCTATCAAACGGCAAAAGTTTTCAAACACCTGTCTTTATATAAGTTTGACATCAACCAGGATGGCACATACATTGTACGCCTCCATTTCTTTGCTTTCTTGTCACATACTGATCTGTCTGTTGCTCGGTTCAATGTTTCTGTTTCTGGGCTTTCATTTTTGACGAACTATAGCTTCCGAAACGTTACTAGTTCTCCGAAGATTGAGGAATTCTTGCTCCCCATCCCAAAAGGTGAATTTAAAATCTACTTCATACCCTACGAGCCATCTTCGGCTTTTGTGAATGCCATAGAAGTCTTTCTTGGCCCCGAGAGCATCATCCCTGATAAGGCTCCTCACATTACTTCTCAAGGAGCTAAGAGTAACTACACTGGTCTGAGCTCTAAGGTTCTGCATAAAATCCATAGGATCGACGTTGGAGGTTCTACATCCAAGCTCGATGAGTTATGGAGGAATTGGGATTCAGATGATAAATACTTATACCCAAAAGATGCCACGTATCAGTTCAAAGGCGAAACGCCTAATAACCAGTCCGAAAGGATCCCCAAGTATATTGCCCCAGCTTTTGTGTATCAGACGTTGAGACGATTGAATATAGATGGTAGCAGCAACTCCAGTTTACTAAAGGTAACTTGGAGTTTTCCTGTCAATAAGAATTCTAACAACTTTCTTCGGGTCCATTTCTCCGACATAATAAGTGTAACACCTAATGACTGGTGGTTCAATCTCTATATCAATAGAAATTTCAGTAAGGAGATGAGTCCTTACGGTATAACTGGGACGATCGGCATTGTTCCATTTTACATCGATTTTGTGGTTGATTCGGATGGTTTGGGATTTGTGAATGCTAGTATCGGCCCAGTGGAGGGCTCTCGGATATATAATGCCCTTTTGACTGGGTTGGAGATTATGGAGGTAGTGAAGGAGTCGGGTTTCATTCCTCCTAGGGAAATTGAAGAAGCGAAAAAGAAACATTCCCCTGCTATTATAATTGGTCCTGCATGTTTTGGGGCGTTTTTCATTTTGGTAATATTGGTGGCGTTGGGTTTGAAATTCAGGAAACCAGGGCATGATCAGATTTTGGGAGTGCCTCTTTATGGAGGATTTAGTTCGAAAAGCAGGTTGACTCAAAGAGGTCCTAATGCTTCCCTTGCTGATCCTAGTCTAAACCTTAGTTTAAGGGTACCTTTTTCTGAAATACTGCGTGCAACGAAAAACTTCAATGCAAAATTATTAATTGGTGAGGGTGGATTTGGGAAAGTCTACAAAGGAACTCTTAAAAATGGCACCAAAGTGGCTGTGAAACGAAGTGATCCACGACATGGGCAGGGTTGGGAGGAATTCCAAACGGAGATCATGGTGTTGTCTCAGATTCGTCATCGCCATCTTGTTTCTCTAATTGGATATTGCGATGAACGGCGTGAGATGATACTGGTTTATGAATTTATGGAAAATGGGACTCTCAGAGATCACCTCTATCATTCAAATAACAACTCTGAGAAATCAACTTCAGGGTCTAAATTGTCTTGGAAGCAAAGACTAGAAATATGCATTGGTGCGGCAAAGGGCCTGCACTATCTACACACTGGTGCGGCTGGAGGAATCATTCACCTTGATGTTAAGTCATCAAACATTCTTCTCGATGAACGTTATGTGGCTAAAGTTACTGACTTCGGCCTTTCGAAATCCGGCCTCGATTTGGACAACTTCAGCATGGGTGTAAAGGGTACCTTTGGTTATCTTGATCCAGAATACCTTAGAACCCTACAGTTGACAAAGAAATCTGATGTATACTCCTTTGGAGTTGTACTTCTTGAAGTTCTCTGTTCTAGACCGGCTATTATACAGTCATCTCAGTATGATGAGGTGAGCTTAGTAGACTTGGCGATGCTGTGGCAAAGGAAAGGCCAACTCGAGAAGATTATCGATCCGGTGCTTGTTGGTAACATTAATcaaaattcattgaaaatatttggtgaTACTGCAGAGAAGTGTTTGAAGGCATTTAGTACTGAGAGGCCGACTATGCAGGATgtgttattttacttaaattatgcACTACAGCTTCAAGAAACTGGGATGCCCAGAGAGTCATTCGAGGACAGCGCGACGATTACCACTTCATTAGAGTTGCAGTTTccaattattttgaatttttctgttCAGGAAGATGATGATGCACCCATTGGAGGGGATGATAGTTCTAATATGGAGGTTAGTGAAGTCTAG